One Nitrospira defluvii DNA window includes the following coding sequences:
- the lptC gene encoding LPS export ABC transporter periplasmic protein LptC, protein MWERWVRRGLLTLSVVLAAFLGFLLITRSNPGASSRSVTPVGKEAADARIQDFTFTQTKGDLVQWKVQAEQARLYEKESRAVLSNVHITLYGVQGKELTLSGDEGTLDTQSKNFQLSNKTTPIVVEMQSGYTIQTNHLAWTDARHEIQTPDHVTIQGHGLQVTGRGLLGKMDTEEFQVLDDVRVDVVPAS, encoded by the coding sequence ATGTGGGAACGTTGGGTTCGACGAGGTCTCCTCACACTCAGTGTGGTTTTGGCGGCATTTCTCGGATTTTTGCTCATCACACGCTCGAATCCCGGTGCATCGTCACGATCAGTTACTCCTGTCGGCAAGGAGGCAGCCGACGCCAGGATCCAGGATTTCACCTTTACCCAGACCAAAGGCGACCTGGTTCAGTGGAAGGTGCAGGCGGAACAGGCTCGTTTGTACGAAAAGGAGAGCCGGGCTGTCCTGAGCAACGTGCACATCACACTCTATGGGGTTCAGGGGAAAGAGTTGACCTTGTCAGGCGACGAAGGCACGCTGGATACTCAAAGTAAAAACTTTCAGCTTTCAAACAAAACCACGCCGATTGTGGTTGAAATGCAAAGTGGCTATACCATTCAGACAAATCATCTTGCGTGGACGGATGCGCGGCATGAAATCCAAACTCCAGACCATGTCACGATTCAAGGGCATGGATTGCAAGTTACCGGCAGAGGGTTATTGGGGAAAATGGACACGGAGGAATTCCAGGTCTTGGATGATGTACGGGTGGATGTGGTGCCTGCTTCTTAG
- the rplQ gene encoding 50S ribosomal protein L17 → MRHKKKGRQLGRQTKHRWALFRSLVTSLLEQERIETTEAKAKEIRGFTDRMISLGKEGSLPARRRALSFLRSKAVVSKLFSDVASRFRDRPGGYTRIIRTRRRIGDAAEMVAIELVTRPEKPKAVSSTDVAATEKKETADKSTAPAEN, encoded by the coding sequence GTGCGCCACAAAAAGAAGGGTCGACAGCTCGGACGTCAAACCAAACACCGATGGGCTCTGTTCCGGAGTCTTGTGACCTCGCTGTTAGAGCAGGAACGGATCGAAACCACGGAAGCGAAGGCGAAAGAAATTCGCGGGTTCACCGATCGGATGATTTCCCTCGGGAAAGAGGGAAGTTTACCTGCTCGTCGGCGTGCCCTCAGCTTCTTGCGCAGCAAGGCTGTGGTGTCAAAATTGTTCAGTGACGTCGCGTCTCGATTCCGTGATCGCCCAGGTGGCTACACGCGGATCATCCGCACACGTCGTCGGATTGGCGATGCGGCAGAGATGGTAGCTATTGAACTCGTGACCAGGCCGGAGAAGCCAAAAGCCGTGTCGTCCACTGATGTTGCGGCGACAGAGAAAAAAGAGACGGCCGATAAGTCGACTGCTCCTGCAGAAAACTAA
- a CDS encoding DNA-directed RNA polymerase subunit alpha, with protein MIKAMKDFQIPMRVEVDKDTLSPTFGRFTTEAFERGFGTTVGNSLRRVLLSSLTGAAVTTVKIEGVLHEFSTIPGVTEDVTTIILNVKSLRLALQGDKPKTIRLKKKGPGEAKGSDITHDGDVAILTPDLHIATLDKDAALDMEMTIKHGRGFVPAERNKEEGLPIGVIAIDSIFSPIKRVNFHVENARVGRMTDYDKLTLEIWTDGTISPRDALSNAAGILREHLDIFINPEERTDAKPAAGGEDLSDEVNKNLYRSVNELELSVRAANCLKNANIKTIADLVQKTEAEMLKTKNFGKKSLNEIKEILTEMGLSLGMKVDALPSGDAGVRSE; from the coding sequence ATGATTAAAGCGATGAAAGACTTTCAGATCCCCATGCGGGTGGAAGTCGACAAGGACACTCTTTCCCCGACATTCGGCAGATTTACGACCGAGGCATTTGAGCGAGGATTCGGCACAACGGTGGGGAATTCTCTGCGCCGTGTGCTGTTGTCTTCTCTGACAGGGGCTGCAGTTACAACCGTCAAGATTGAAGGCGTGTTACACGAATTCTCCACCATTCCTGGGGTTACTGAGGACGTCACGACGATTATTTTGAATGTGAAAAGTCTTCGACTGGCCTTGCAGGGTGACAAGCCGAAGACGATTCGCCTGAAGAAGAAGGGACCAGGGGAGGCCAAAGGGTCCGATATTACTCACGACGGGGATGTGGCTATCCTCACGCCAGATCTCCATATTGCCACGCTCGACAAGGATGCCGCGCTCGATATGGAGATGACCATTAAGCATGGTCGAGGGTTTGTCCCGGCGGAGCGGAACAAGGAAGAGGGGTTGCCGATTGGGGTTATCGCAATCGATTCGATTTTCTCTCCGATCAAGCGAGTCAACTTTCATGTTGAGAACGCCCGTGTCGGCCGCATGACCGATTACGACAAGTTGACTCTTGAAATCTGGACGGATGGGACGATCTCACCGCGGGATGCGTTGTCCAACGCAGCGGGCATTCTTCGCGAGCATCTCGATATCTTCATCAATCCCGAGGAGCGGACTGATGCGAAGCCCGCTGCGGGCGGTGAAGATCTGTCCGATGAAGTGAATAAGAATCTCTATCGTAGCGTGAACGAGCTCGAGTTGTCCGTTCGGGCAGCCAATTGCCTGAAGAATGCGAATATCAAAACGATTGCCGATTTGGTACAGAAGACTGAAGCCGAAATGTTGAAGACAAAGAATTTTGGCAAAAAGTCGCTCAATGAAATCAAGGAAATCCTGACTGAAATGGGACTGAGCCTTGGAATGAAAGTAGACGCCTTGCCGTCCGGCGATGCGGGCGTGCGTTCAGAGTAA
- the rpsD gene encoding 30S ribosomal protein S4 translates to MAKYSGPVCRLCRREGEKLFLKGSRCMTEKCAIERRSYPPGQHGQARQRTSDYSLQLREKQKLKRIYGLQECQFRGIFERAERQAGVTGDTLLRLLECRLDNVVYRLGFGASRKEARQLVNHGHLMLNGRKVKAPGALVKAGDSIEVRQKSRELLPIQGALAAVDGRGIPEWLELDRAGCKGTIRSLPTKEHIVLPVNEQMVVELYSR, encoded by the coding sequence GTGGCAAAATATAGTGGACCTGTCTGCCGCTTGTGTCGGAGAGAGGGAGAAAAGCTCTTCTTGAAGGGGTCTCGTTGCATGACCGAGAAGTGCGCCATTGAGCGCCGGAGTTATCCCCCTGGGCAGCATGGTCAGGCTCGCCAGCGGACATCCGACTACAGTCTGCAGTTGCGCGAGAAACAGAAATTGAAAAGAATTTATGGACTTCAAGAATGTCAATTCCGCGGCATCTTTGAGCGGGCTGAGCGTCAAGCTGGCGTGACGGGCGATACCCTGTTGCGTTTGCTGGAATGCCGACTGGATAACGTCGTATATCGGCTTGGTTTCGGTGCCTCAAGAAAAGAGGCCAGGCAGTTGGTGAATCATGGCCACCTGATGCTCAATGGGCGCAAGGTGAAGGCACCCGGTGCCCTTGTGAAAGCCGGGGATTCGATTGAAGTTCGACAGAAGAGCCGGGAGTTGCTCCCCATTCAGGGCGCATTGGCAGCCGTTGATGGCCGTGGTATTCCGGAATGGCTGGAATTGGACAGGGCGGGGTGTAAGGGGACCATCCGGTCTTTGCCCACCAAGGAGCACATCGTGCTGCCGGTCAACGAACAGATGGTCGTTGAACTCTATTCACGGTAG
- the rpsK gene encoding 30S ribosomal protein S11: MSVKKGKKKERKIVQSGVAHVQASFNNTIVTITDMSGNTVVWASSGNQGFKGSRKSTPFAAQRAGEAAARKAMENGMRQVDVYVNGPGAGRESAIRSLQSAGLRINLIRDVTPIPHNGCRPPKRRRV, translated from the coding sequence ATGAGTGTGAAGAAGGGGAAGAAGAAGGAACGCAAGATTGTCCAGAGCGGGGTGGCGCACGTCCAGGCATCGTTCAATAACACGATCGTGACCATTACCGATATGAGCGGCAACACGGTGGTTTGGGCCAGCTCGGGAAATCAAGGATTTAAGGGATCACGTAAGAGCACGCCGTTCGCGGCTCAGCGAGCGGGAGAGGCCGCGGCAAGGAAAGCGATGGAGAACGGGATGCGCCAGGTTGATGTGTATGTCAACGGGCCAGGCGCAGGACGAGAATCCGCCATTCGTTCGCTGCAGAGTGCAGGACTGCGGATTAATTTGATTCGCGACGTCACGCCGATTCCTCACAACGGATGTCGACCTCCGAAGCGTCGGCGTGTCTAG